Part of the Quercus robur chromosome 5, dhQueRobu3.1, whole genome shotgun sequence genome, GTTACATTTAAAATCCTGACatacaaaatatattaatagaaataatataaaaaatatgctaattagtttagagaaaaaataactgcaaaaatctaaacaatttaatttgtatggaaagcCAACAGAACATTTGTAGTAGTGTTAATGATGTTAGTTTGGGCATAAAACATATAGGATATTAGTTCAACAAGAACATTTGAAGGtactaaaattgttttttcttacaattttcatgatattggttatgccaagtttctcattacattgttattatgtatataattttgaaaatcacgaTTGGACACTACATATACAGTATCAATTCATAATCATTGTCcatgaaattctactaaatacaacacaaaataaaagaataaatcggtccaatagtatctcctaaattgaatggggATAGGTGCATAGAATCGTTCAGCTTAATTACAATTTGTTACATTTAAAATCCTGACatacaaaatatattaatagaaataatataaaaaatatgctaattagtttagagaaaaaataactgcaaaaatctaaacaatttaatttgtatagaAAGCCAACAGAAGCAAAAGTCaattttgaatctaattaaattctctctctctctctcatatatatatatatatatatatatatatattgaactcCTCGTTTTTTAtactgaattaactcactttgcacaaaaatttaaaaagacatGTGAtccaaaattaaactctaattgaattctaatttttacattgaattaactaatttggtacaaaaaatttaaattaaataaaacatgtAGTGCAAAATGTGCGTGAGTTACTAGGAGGCTGTTTGGTTTGTCAACTGAAAAcatagtgttcagtgtttaaacactgaacactagtgtccaaaatttgaaacaatatGTTTGGTgatagtgtttaaaatagggtTGTCTGAAAATAGTTGCTGAAAAACCTCTGTTTGAAACATATGTTTTGAAACATACTCGGGCCACATTTTAAACAATGAAATTGCGTTTCTGATGGCACAACGGtaataaaaaccaaattcaGTTTTCACTGTGCCGGACCCACTGATCACCTCCCTTGACAAACCCACCATACCTCCAGCAAGTTCCCATGGCAGACCCATCGTCGGCAACACTTCAGACAGAGTGACCACAAACCcatcttccttttctttgatttaatttattctttagtttttttttttttttttctcaacaacACACAGAATACCACAAACCAGCAATCACAACCCTCAAAAACACCAATTACAACCTACAAGATCTCAACAACACAAATTGGAACACACAAATACACAACTCACAGATAGTCACGgcagaaattttgttttcaattcttCCTCTCCACCGCCAAAATGCTTCTTCCTGGATCGGTCTCACAGAAAATCGGTCACGCGAAGAGGCAAATCGGTCTCGCGAAGAGGCAAATCGGTGAAGAGGCAAATCGGTCTCGCGGCAAATGaagatttaaagaaagaaagaaagaaacggaaaagaaataaagaagaagaagaagaagaagcagagggaAGAACTACGCCTGAAGATCGGTGAACGGAGCTGTGTAATCTCGGGCTGAAGGTGCTGATCGGCGGAGAGCTCCGACGAACGTAAAGCCCAGCCGTGGATCTTCTTTGGCGTCGATGGAGATGAGGACGTgcgtgggtttgggtttttcgTTTTCTGCTCTGAGGGAAGACTGAAGACTGAAGAGAAAGGGATAAAGACAGAAGAAAAGCAATAAAGAAGGGATAAAAAacggaataaaaaattattatttaatacgTTGTCAGctttttttatcaaacaaaacatatataccaaacacatattttacattttttgaacactgaaaaacattgtttaaacaatgataccaaacacatttttttgttttattcacacTAAAAACACGTTGttcaacaacactttttaaaccacaattttcacatctttttaaacaacaatttttaaaaactacaACCAAACGGGCCCCTAGCTTCACACATTGCACTTAGGATGTGCTCAATGGCTCCTCTTGTGCCCTAAGCCCATCAGAGAGACATTAGACAAGCCCAAGACTTCTGAGAAAACGACTCTCTTACCCTCCAATCCACATCTCCCAATTATTCCTTTTGTTGGGTACTACCTTTCACGTATGGGCTTGGTCCACACAGTAAAAGCAAACGTGAAGAGTGACTTGTATGTTGGCCCAGCTGAAGCTTCTTTTGCTGATTGGTACTGGGCTTGTGGGTCCAGGCTGGTGTTGATTTAGGCAGGTGCAGTGGCCAAATCTTAAGTGGGCCCATCTTGAGTTAATTTCATAAGCCGAATTTCACGATCTTCATCCATGACTTGAGCCTGATTTTGATGACAGATGGGactttgtaggccttgtgggcCTTGTAGTTACTTGACTTCTTTGGGCGAAAATGACCCACTACcactatttagcaaaaaaaattaacaatttactactattttagaaatatatagaGATTTACCATATTTTTGAAACTCGAATTTGCCGTGAAACTcaaattccaaaaattcaaatttttgaaaaaatatacttcaaattttttggaaaaatttttatggtactcgagttacaatgaaaaactcgatttcaCCAAATTTgaatacccaaaaaataatagatCCCTACATATTTCTGAAATAGTGGTAGATTACAACATAGTTAGCAAAAATGTGCTATTTGACTATTTTCGCCTTACTTCTTTTGTCAAAATTGCCCTTAATAGTAATCCATATGTAAAATGTAACCCGTCTCCTTCTCTTGAAATCAAttgaaacgaaaaaaaaaatgctatttctataacattttcacaaaaaattcttAGTGACAGATTATTACAGATTCTTACTAgtagacaaaaaagtaattataattggtttaaattaaaactaataataacttgtcaCCTAAGAATTGTTATAAAAGTAATGTAAAACAATAAACAGAACACCTTGTGGAGACCTTTTCACGTTTAAAGTTTAAATGCAATTGAAAAGACAAAATGCAATTGCAAAGACAAAAGTAGGGCAGTAAGCAACAATCACCAACAGGATCCATGTGTGAAGGACTGTCGGCAATGGTCAAGTTTGGATGTTCTTACTTACAAAACTTGTTTACATTGACAGACTGAAGACTGCAACGAACAACCATGGCCTTTGCTATATTTGTCAgttgatttaatttaatttcgtACAGCCATGGATCCCACTAACTTCATGATTTACAGCTGAGAGAGGACATGCACAATACAAATGGGGTCTACATGTGAAACATGAACATAATCAATGGATGATAATAGCTACCATGACTTGCACATGGCCAAATGCCAAGATGCAACAAATTGACATGATTGTCTTACTAGACTAAGGATAGCAAGTATAGTCTGTTTTTTCAATGCATTTTAATGCTCCTAGCACAAGTTAAAATAGCATCAGAATTGGTAGCAATCTAGATCTGTATGTCATAATTTTTGGCCTTTGCTTAAAAGGATATTGGTGGAAATGACATAAAGACATGTACAACAACACATACCACCCATGTTTCAAGTCTAGCCTaactaaaaagagaaataaacactaatattatatatagaccAACTGCAGAATTGTGAAATGAGGACCACCAATTGCACAAGTAGAGGCACACACACAAAGCAGCAACTAcacttaatataaaataattcacTCTTCTGATCATAAACAAATAAACCTGCTAGAATAGTTTCAATGCCAACTCcattcttttataaaaataaaaagctataaacaaattttaaagtAGATTAGAGTAAGTTCCTTATCATGTCCAACACCCAAGTACACTGGGGAATGAAGTTATTGCCTTTGAATCAACCTgaattcataaattaaaataactaaTATCAGGTCACCAATACCTAATACCAGATCACCATCTTTACACCTCAGCTAATGTTACATTATATACAAAACCCAAGAGAAGCCTCCATTTATCGTACTCCTACCAGTTCTACAACAAGGAAATGCACGAAATTGTACAGAAGAATTCTACCTTTGGGGCAGAATATACAGTGCTGCAAAACCGAGCACAGTTAAAATAAAGCAGGAACTAGACTGCTGAACTGAATCAAAATACCTAAAATAGCAAAGAACCAAATTTAGGGGTAGAATCCAGCAACTGCTTCTCCCCAACCAAATTCACGGGTTGCTAGATGTTAATACACGGTGTGTTGGCCGTGCCAATCCATTCACTGCTTCATTTATTCTACTGAAGACTATTTTTAGTGGGATACAGGATACAACAGTACCTTTGGGCTTATCTACCACTGGTTTCCGCTCATCTTCGGACTGCTTGTGACCAGTCAATGATGACAATTTCCGAATCTTTTTGGACAATAACCCAGATTTCTTTACTTTtgatgatttggttggtgaaaAACGTTGTTGCAATGCAACATGCTTGGTATGAACTCTTCCAGTTACCAAATTTGGCTTAACAGTAGCACGCATTTCACCAACTTCCAGATTGCACTGCATGCTGCTCAACAGACCCACACAATGGCCATCATCCAAAACCTCAACTGTGAGAGGGTGACCAACAATGGCTTTACCATTCAACTTACTCATGAGGGAAACCAGTGGGACATGCTGAGGACGATAGCTGTTGGCTTTCACCTCAAGCTTGACATCATATAATGAAGCATCCGTGCAAATATTTCTGACAGGATAATCTGGTATCTGATATCTGGAGTGAACTGTAAAGCGGGACTGACGAAATGGAAGTGACCTTTGAGGTGTCACGGAACCATCAGGTGATAGCTTCCCCTCAGTGACTGTCCCTCTCATATGAGAATCCCTCGGAGAAATATGCTTGTTCCAGTCCCGTAACCCATCAACCTGACCTTCAGCAACTGGTTTGCACTTTGCTCGTAAGGTACAATTATACGAAGCAGGGGACCCACCAATGCCATTGCAATCAACTTTCTGATCTGAACCCTCCGAGTGCTCTATACCATCATCCATGTCCACATATTTTCTGGAGTCCTGTTTTCTATTTTTACCTAAATGTCTTGaattcctctttccttttaacTGCCACTTTGAAGTATCTTTCTCTATAGTAACATCAACATTGGCTAAACTGGTAGAACCAGATTCATTAAGTCCCTCATTTCTCAAAGATGCAGCTTCAGCTCGACTACTTTGACTGGATTGCCTTCCCAATGCACCAACATGAGACCTTCCAGAGGAACAAGACACAGGTATAGGAGAAAAACCTGGCAGAATAGATTACATTATCAGCAcaaggaaaattttataaacttttcatTAATTCACATCAGCTGaatgaacaaacaaaatacAAGATTATATAAACAGCAGTCTGCAGGAAAGTGACTCGTAAGAAATTCTGAGGTAACTTTTTCCAATGAAagtaaaacttgaaaattaaggTTTAAATAAACTCACATTTATATTATAGCTCCAATAATATAAAACTCATTACTGGATAACATACATCCATAAAGAAAACTAAGGTGCAAATAAACTGTTaccctcaaaaaagaaattgagggGCTATATGTTAAAGAGtccaattcaaattcaattgCACAGATGCAGGTATGGCACGTATAAAAAGCATCCAGCCATCCACATAGCCCAATCAGATGTATCAGGAGCTTTGTGGCTAGAAACAGAAGTCCTGCTCTGTCAAAAACCATAACTTAATTTTTAGGAGCAACATCACTAACCTCTCTACCAACGCCATTTAAATTGCACTCTATTTTGTGAACACTAGggctaataaaaaaatttccaataaaAACATCATCTAAGCTTTCCCACAAATTCTTCTCTTCATCATTAATCTTTCGGTTTTCTGCAGCAGATCCCTTCGGTCTTCCCTTAGTCCAGCAGGTGTGATTCTGTAGTTCTTCTGGCCTTCCTACCTGTCAGCTGGAAATCTCTCAACACCATAAACCCACTCTCAATAGAAGCTTTCCCCCTCAAACAGTGTGAAAAGGTGCTAATTAGAAATGAGGGAACAATCTTGTTTGGCCCACCTTTTTTTCAAACCAGGAAGTATCCCTTCTATTCATTCCCAACTCAAAAACTATAGAGGACTTTATGGGGGCAAGAGTCAAAATCAACCTTGTTAGCAGACCCTTCTTTCTAACATAAGTCTCATTCTTTATCTCAACTCTATCAATTTAAAAACAGACAGAGGGGACTAATGAACAAGACATCTACAGCTACCAACCCTCTAGAACTTTTGGGGAGAGGGGACTCACAGAAGAAAAATTCTGTGTTACAGTCACCCAATTCTTCCTCCACAAGACCaacaccccccacccccccaaccccccaggaaaaaaaaaaaatgcatgcatgcatttttttttttttacaagtaaaCTCATGCATATATAGATGTGCACAGGAACTAAAACATGTCATTTCTCAAACACAAGTGCCTATGCAGTTCCCAGTTCAAGCTTGGGTTACGTCAGCAAGCAAACTCAAAACTTAAGAAAAAGGCATGTGCGTGCAATGACAAGTATAAGCTCATCACAGAAATTGTGTTTTCTTATCAGcctaaaagtaaaacaaaaaagggaTGTAGACAACCAAACCATATGTATAAATGCGTTATCCTTTGTGAACCTAAAGTAATGAGCTTGATTTGTCTcatttttggctaaaaaaaccccaaatctaGGCATAAGTCCAGATTATTTGGTTGGTGAACAAATGTGCACAACCATCTAGATGAATTATTCCTATCTTTTTCTTTACAGCTTGTTTGGGAGTGGGGAAAGGAATGGGTGGAATGCATTTTTTAAGGTATGTTCTATACATTGCCCTCTTTGGAAGTTTTGTGACAAGGACTGGAGTGCCAGGAGGGGATGACCATATCATTTCATTCTCCCATATGCATTTCCTCCAAAAAGTGAACAAAACAACCCATTCCGCTCATTAATTGAGGACAAATTGCATTTTTATTCCCATTTCcttaaaacacaaataaaaaataataggaaTAATAGTAAAGGtctacttttattttctttctcctcatTCTTTTATAAACTCCTAACTCCATTAGAGAGcgaaagggaaaaagaaaacaaaaaaccctatTCCTTTAGGAAAATTATTTGGTACTCCCAGAGTACAATGACACAGAGCTctttcctctcacattcatggtaggccccactatgaatttaattagtgagatccACCATAAAAGTGAGAGGAAGCACCATGTCACCATACTGTGGGATTACCTAATAATTACTCTTTCCTTTCATTTCCATTCCTCTATAATTTATCTATTCCATTCTGTTAAGAGTCCTTTATGAACCCCCAAACCAAATGTATTGCGAGTGGATTTTTTGAATAGCTTAAAATTCAAATGTGCttttgttttcctcttttttttccttgctttgGAGTTTGCCTCGCATAcacctaagtttttttttaaagagagagagagagaagaaagaaagaaatgtgaCCCAAACAGGAGCTATACGCATGCCATTTCTTTCACTCAATGTCCCTAGCATAAGCAGTCTAAGCAGTATAATcttaaaacaataacaaatatgaATACAGACACAGAACTTATGTAGTCCTAAAGAATTTGGATGTATATATGCAGCATACCTTCCTAACAGAATAAGTTCTATTGTGCTAGAAATGAGTAAATTTATCGccatttcaaatgaaatttgcataagaaagaaaatggccAAAGAAAAGGCTATGTACACTCAATAAATTCTCACATTTTAACTCAAGCATACCTGCAGCGTGCTTTTCCTCCTCAAGGACCCCAACAAATGGCACATCAAATAACCTGTCAGAAGAATCATTCTCAGCTAACCCATTTATGCTAGAAatttcattctcctttatcttGTAATTGATATGGGAAGCATCACAAGCCTGTTCAGAAGCCTTTAAAGGGGTTCCATTCTCACATGAAACTACAGTGCTGTCCGAATTATTGTTAATAATCATAGATTTCTTTGACTCATTAGATTCTAATCCTGAAACCCTGCCATCAGATATACCCTGACGAGGTGAATCACTTGAACTGGGAAGTTGATCGCAAATAACTGGAACAGACACCATGGCTGTACTCTCCAAAACCTTTGTCAATGGTCGGCGacggtttttctttttcaagaatTCATGAACATTCGCCACTTGAGATCTCTTTCTTTTGAGTGATGTCGAATAACCTTTGCTACCATTGACAGGACTTCCATTAGATATGCAATTCCCAGTGCTAGAATCACAGAGTGGAGCATTATCTTGTTGAACCGTATCAAGCACCCCCCCAGCCTTCCTTTTCGACACTACACCCATGCCAAGGTCCTCAAGTCCTCTCATACGCTTAACTCCTTCTGTTCCGTCATCCTCCGAGTCATTTggggtttttcttcttcttccctggACAGATTGCACCTTAGCAGAACTATTATGATTTGGCTCTTCAAAAGATATACCAGATTGAGATAACTCTGGTGCTGAATTTGAATTGTCTTCAGAACCACTCACATTGTCACCCACATCCCCATTTTCTTCAACAGAGTGGGACATATTAGGTGACTCTTTAGCTGAGCTACCATGGTCACCACCTGAATTCTCTCTTCTAAAGAAGTCCAAACGATCCTTGCCAAGGCGGGCACTCTCAATCTCAAGAGCATGGAGAATGGCATCTTCCCTTCGAGCATATTTAACGGCTTTTTTATTGGAATTAGCTGCAGAAGCCTTTGCTTTTTCAATACATTCTTCATACTCCCCACAACGAAATGCCTTCACCCTCTTCGATTTTTCAA contains:
- the LOC126725200 gene encoding uncharacterized protein At1g51745, whose product is MGSTSGEAKSNVIDASVGGLVWVRRRNGSWWPGRIMGIDELSEGSLVSPRSGTPVKLLGREDASVDWYNLEKSKRVKAFRCGEYEECIEKAKASAANSNKKAVKYARREDAILHALEIESARLGKDRLDFFRRENSGGDHGSSAKESPNMSHSVEENGDVGDNVSGSEDNSNSAPELSQSGISFEEPNHNSSAKVQSVQGRRRKTPNDSEDDGTEGVKRMRGLEDLGMGVVSKRKAGGVLDTVQQDNAPLCDSSTGNCISNGSPVNGSKGYSTSLKRKRSQVANVHEFLKKKNRRRPLTKVLESTAMVSVPVICDQLPSSSDSPRQGISDGRVSGLESNESKKSMIINNNSDSTVVSCENGTPLKASEQACDASHINYKIKENEISSINGLAENDSSDRLFDVPFVGVLEEEKHAAGFSPIPVSCSSGRSHVGALGRQSSQSSRAEAASLRNEGLNESGSTSLANVDVTIEKDTSKWQLKGKRNSRHLGKNRKQDSRKYVDMDDGIEHSEGSDQKVDCNGIGGSPASYNCTLRAKCKPVAEGQVDGLRDWNKHISPRDSHMRGTVTEGKLSPDGSVTPQRSLPFRQSRFTVHSRYQIPDYPVRNICTDASLYDVKLEVKANSYRPQHVPLVSLMSKLNGKAIVGHPLTVEVLDDGHCVGLLSSMQCNLEVGEMRATVKPNLVTGRVHTKHVALQQRFSPTKSSKVKKSGLLSKKIRKLSSLTGHKQSEDERKPVVDKPKGTVVSCIPLKIVFSRINEAVNGLARPTHRVLTSSNP